A window of Tautonia plasticadhaerens contains these coding sequences:
- a CDS encoding serine/threonine-protein kinase gives MALMPSPGRLPRIPSPNPPGAEPPTDAERLRLWTGSGSAGTTPGDGTGTAPALGSVSGLEAILEEFTRRWDLGEAPRAEQYLDRLPGGDPDGPVELIYHEYCLRVSSGDRPSPDAFVGRFPAHRDRLLRLIALREALPSFSPGSAEEPAPFKPGDVVGSFRLLRELGRGGFARVFLAADTELEDRLLVVKVAGRPSAEHRYLARAPHPHIVPILRERTTDDGLQLIFMPFVGGATLGEVLVESRMRSRRPDRGADLLTDLDLRSAPEFSAGTSARPARELISGLSYAQAVSWVVARLAEALDHAYRAGVTHGDLKPSNVLIGGDGQPMLLDFNLSTDWQPDAPPGSPSGEAGGTLAYMAPERLRAIAEPELASPPGREARHRADLYALGLILREALTGRPPLVPSPTDASPRSGRDLAARLAADRTAGDPDFRPLLASIPPGLRVILRRCLAPAPSERYPLASHLADDLDRWRTGLPLAHAHPPRWLELARWARRRRRPLLAAALSVLLGVAGSGAASVVQGQAVSLDLQRRAKSQWQSSLVDAVAEYRPLFLDRAPDAIDDAEAILRAYGLLDEDGPSFWDNPEIIELEEPERSDLQCLILHQALILGVEATTPDYDVFPEERRRALAVINRLRGRYSIAPLDRVAACLREQLRDRSPSPASKEPPPPWLESYLSGCLTEALCIEGETGMKVGRGPSSFQQAMSDYRQALSRRPELYYPRYRLAAVAVRIGDFSVADEAISHCLERRRDSALLWLGRGVSKSYLGAVDSAIAHLRQAIDLAPRWEVPYRNIALLGVERGRPDLIRQAVQRYRLLTRSSGPARWQTLCNQLELIAGQPLPPEFRPVATRGVDPIRLGLGLDDLNTRFALANQAQIAGEYQWAMDGYCLIIQEQPANLRARYNRAVLLQQTGRMNEAHEEYRFVVDHPDFDAFVLQEPSTLVSTAVLSGQAAREADYDSSIYLAEEAARLANRTGHYLGEASYALARAHAVASSADPSHLGPAVDALLQAGRQDPDFIGSRFARDPMFDGRHAEFAELLGGPESFLPTPDGR, from the coding sequence ATGGCGCTGATGCCCAGCCCCGGTCGCCTCCCCCGGATCCCCTCCCCGAATCCCCCCGGCGCCGAGCCCCCCACCGACGCCGAACGACTCCGCCTCTGGACCGGGTCCGGCTCGGCCGGCACCACCCCAGGAGACGGGACCGGAACCGCCCCGGCCCTCGGCTCCGTCTCCGGCCTGGAGGCGATACTCGAGGAGTTCACCCGGCGCTGGGACCTCGGCGAGGCCCCCCGGGCCGAGCAGTACCTCGACCGCCTGCCCGGCGGCGACCCCGACGGCCCGGTCGAGCTGATCTACCACGAGTACTGCCTGCGGGTCTCCTCCGGCGACCGGCCCTCCCCCGACGCCTTCGTCGGCCGGTTCCCCGCGCACCGCGACCGGCTGCTCCGCCTGATCGCCCTGCGGGAGGCCCTGCCCTCCTTCTCCCCCGGCTCGGCCGAGGAGCCCGCCCCCTTCAAGCCCGGGGACGTGGTCGGCTCCTTCCGGCTGCTCCGGGAGCTGGGCCGGGGCGGCTTCGCCCGCGTCTTCCTCGCCGCCGACACCGAGCTGGAGGACCGCCTGCTGGTGGTCAAGGTCGCCGGCCGGCCCTCGGCCGAGCACCGCTACCTCGCCCGGGCGCCGCACCCCCACATCGTCCCGATCCTCCGGGAGCGGACGACCGACGACGGCCTGCAGCTGATCTTCATGCCCTTCGTCGGCGGCGCCACGCTCGGCGAGGTGCTCGTCGAGTCCCGGATGCGTTCCCGACGCCCCGACCGGGGCGCCGACCTCCTGACCGACCTGGACCTCCGCTCCGCCCCCGAGTTCTCCGCCGGGACCTCGGCCCGCCCGGCCCGGGAGCTGATCTCGGGCCTCTCCTACGCGCAGGCCGTCTCCTGGGTCGTCGCCCGGCTGGCCGAGGCGCTCGACCACGCCTACCGGGCCGGGGTGACCCACGGCGACCTGAAGCCCTCCAACGTCCTGATCGGCGGCGACGGCCAGCCGATGCTGCTGGACTTCAACCTCTCGACCGACTGGCAGCCCGACGCCCCCCCCGGCTCCCCCTCCGGGGAGGCCGGCGGCACCCTCGCCTACATGGCCCCCGAGCGCCTCCGCGCCATCGCCGAGCCCGAGCTCGCCTCCCCCCCCGGCCGGGAGGCCCGCCACCGGGCCGACCTCTACGCCCTGGGCCTGATCCTCCGGGAGGCCCTCACCGGCCGCCCGCCGCTGGTGCCCTCGCCGACCGACGCCTCCCCCCGATCCGGCCGGGATCTCGCCGCCCGACTGGCCGCCGACCGCACCGCCGGCGACCCCGACTTCCGCCCGCTGCTGGCCTCCATCCCCCCCGGCCTCCGGGTCATCCTCCGCCGCTGCCTCGCCCCCGCCCCCTCCGAGCGCTACCCCCTCGCCTCCCACCTCGCCGACGACCTCGACCGCTGGCGCACCGGCCTCCCCCTCGCCCACGCCCACCCCCCCCGCTGGCTGGAACTCGCCCGCTGGGCCCGCCGCCGCCGCCGCCCGCTGCTGGCGGCGGCGTTGAGTGTTTTGCTGGGAGTGGCCGGTAGCGGCGCCGCCTCGGTCGTCCAGGGCCAGGCGGTATCCCTGGATCTTCAACGGCGAGCGAAGTCGCAATGGCAAAGCTCCCTCGTCGACGCCGTGGCCGAGTACAGGCCGCTCTTCCTCGATCGGGCTCCCGATGCGATCGACGATGCCGAGGCAATCCTCCGGGCGTATGGTCTCCTGGACGAGGATGGCCCATCGTTCTGGGATAATCCGGAGATCATCGAGCTCGAAGAGCCGGAGCGGTCGGACCTCCAGTGCCTGATCCTCCACCAGGCGCTAATCCTCGGAGTTGAGGCGACCACCCCCGACTACGACGTGTTTCCCGAGGAGCGTCGAAGAGCCCTCGCCGTCATCAATCGCCTGCGGGGCCGGTATTCAATTGCTCCCCTGGATCGGGTCGCGGCCTGTTTGCGTGAGCAACTCCGCGATCGCTCCCCTTCGCCAGCCTCGAAAGAACCGCCGCCACCCTGGTTGGAGTCCTATCTCTCCGGCTGCCTGACCGAGGCGCTCTGCATCGAGGGCGAAACCGGGATGAAGGTAGGCCGGGGCCCGAGCAGCTTCCAGCAGGCCATGTCGGATTATCGGCAGGCCTTGTCCCGTCGCCCGGAGCTGTATTACCCCCGATACCGGCTCGCTGCGGTCGCGGTCAGGATTGGCGACTTCTCGGTCGCCGACGAGGCGATCTCCCACTGCCTTGAGCGTCGCAGGGATTCCGCATTGCTCTGGCTAGGCCGGGGCGTTTCCAAATCATATCTCGGAGCGGTCGACTCCGCGATCGCTCACCTGAGACAGGCCATCGATCTCGCACCCCGCTGGGAAGTCCCCTACCGCAACATCGCCCTCTTGGGCGTCGAGAGGGGTCGACCCGACCTGATCAGGCAGGCGGTCCAACGGTATCGGCTACTCACCCGTTCAAGCGGGCCGGCCCGATGGCAAACCCTCTGTAATCAGCTCGAACTGATCGCCGGACAGCCCCTCCCCCCGGAGTTCCGCCCGGTCGCGACTCGGGGAGTCGACCCGATCCGCCTTGGTCTCGGCCTGGACGATCTCAATACCCGCTTCGCACTCGCCAACCAGGCCCAGATCGCCGGCGAGTACCAGTGGGCAATGGACGGATATTGCCTGATCATCCAGGAGCAACCTGCTAACCTGCGAGCCCGGTATAACCGCGCCGTCCTTCTTCAGCAGACCGGACGGATGAATGAGGCACACGAGGAATATCGATTCGTGGTGGATCACCCCGATTTCGACGCCTTCGTCCTCCAAGAGCCCAGCACTCTCGTTTCGACGGCCGTGCTCTCTGGCCAGGCGGCCCGGGAGGCAGATTACGACTCATCGATTTACCTTGCTGAGGAGGCGGCCCGTCTCGCAAATCGGACGGGGCACTATCTAGGGGAAGCCTCCTATGCGCTCGCCCGGGCTCACGCCGTAGCCTCCTCGGCCGATCCTTCCCACCTCGGCCCTGCGGTTGATGCGTTACTCCAGGCGGGGCGTCAGGATCCTGACTTCATCGGGAGCCGATTCGCGCGGGATCCGATGTTCGACGGCCGCCACGCAGAGTTCGCCGAACTACTGGGTGGACCGGAATCCTTCCTCCCCACCCCCGACGGTCGGTGA
- a CDS encoding RNA polymerase sigma factor — translation MNETSFSELVSRAKSGDDQAIGTLLAEFEADVRLAVRRQLPRVLRSQFDSMDFVQLVWTSVFAGEGVDPTRFENRQHLRAYLTGVAWNKVHEEYRRRTRTLKYDLGREEPLYVRRGGLEQPRDVPSHDPTPSQNLQEIDRLEQITAGCSDKEAEAIRLRGQGLTFEEIAARVGLSERTVRRLIDDTRRRMEERRWR, via the coding sequence ATGAACGAGACTTCCTTCTCCGAGCTCGTCTCCCGGGCCAAGTCGGGGGACGACCAGGCGATCGGCACGCTCCTGGCCGAGTTCGAGGCCGACGTCCGGCTGGCCGTCCGGCGGCAACTGCCCCGGGTGCTCCGGTCGCAGTTCGATTCGATGGACTTCGTCCAGCTCGTCTGGACCAGCGTCTTCGCCGGGGAGGGCGTCGACCCGACCCGGTTCGAGAACCGGCAGCACCTGCGCGCCTACCTCACCGGGGTCGCCTGGAACAAGGTCCACGAGGAGTACCGCCGCCGGACCAGGACCCTCAAGTACGACCTCGGCCGCGAGGAGCCGCTCTACGTCCGCCGGGGAGGCCTGGAGCAGCCCCGGGACGTCCCCTCCCACGACCCAACCCCCAGCCAGAACCTCCAGGAGATCGACCGCCTGGAGCAGATCACCGCCGGCTGCAGCGACAAGGAGGCCGAGGCCATCCGCCTGAGGGGCCAGGGCCTGACCTTCGAGGAGATCGCCGCCCGGGTCGGCCTGAGCGAGCGGACCGTCCGACGGCTCATCGACGACACCCGTCGTCGCATGGAGGAACGCCGATGGCGCTGA
- a CDS encoding sigma-70 family RNA polymerase sigma factor — MVRCCTRERTTTSPLGDYLREIRDHDLLTADEEVELARGVKAGDEDARSRLIRANLRLVVKVARDFEGRGLALEDLVGEGNLGLIRAAMEFDPRFGTRFSTYASHWIKQAIRHALITTTATIRLPAHMVGLLTKWRRAERAYLREFGHAPSFEHLAVSLGLSEAKRRMVEQALLACRLMPGSGGEADEGGALDEAAAPHEAPGMSMEVDDDRRDLLRRLERLDDRERTILTLRFGLEGREPMTLKEIGRRLGVTREWVRKIEVRAVRKLDDVTPPTAPAARRPSAAGRPRRTRQPALQSA, encoded by the coding sequence ATGGTACGGTGCTGCACCAGGGAGCGGACGACCACGAGCCCCTTGGGGGACTACCTCCGCGAGATCCGCGACCACGACCTGCTGACGGCCGACGAGGAGGTCGAGCTGGCCCGGGGCGTGAAGGCCGGCGACGAGGACGCCCGATCCCGGCTGATCCGGGCGAACCTGAGGCTGGTGGTCAAGGTGGCCCGCGACTTCGAGGGCCGGGGCCTGGCCCTGGAGGACCTCGTGGGGGAGGGGAACCTCGGCCTGATCCGGGCGGCGATGGAGTTCGACCCCCGCTTCGGCACCCGATTCAGCACCTATGCGAGCCACTGGATCAAGCAGGCGATCCGGCACGCCCTGATCACCACCACCGCCACCATCCGCCTGCCGGCCCACATGGTCGGGCTCCTGACCAAGTGGCGACGGGCCGAGCGGGCGTACCTCCGGGAGTTCGGCCACGCGCCGAGCTTCGAGCACCTGGCCGTCTCGCTCGGGCTCTCCGAGGCCAAGCGTCGGATGGTCGAGCAGGCCCTGCTCGCCTGCCGGCTGATGCCGGGCAGCGGGGGGGAGGCCGACGAGGGCGGCGCCCTGGACGAGGCCGCCGCCCCGCACGAGGCCCCCGGGATGTCGATGGAAGTCGACGACGACCGCCGGGACCTGCTGCGGCGGCTCGAACGGCTCGACGACCGGGAGCGGACCATCCTCACGCTCCGCTTCGGCCTCGAGGGCCGCGAGCCGATGACGCTCAAGGAGATCGGCCGACGCCTGGGGGTCACCCGGGAGTGGGTCCGCAAGATCGAGGTCCGGGCCGTCCGCAAGCTCGACGACGTGACGCCGCCGACCGCGCCGGCCGCCCGCCGCCCGTCGGCCGCCGGGCGGCCCCGGCGGACCCGGCAGCCCGCCCTCCAGTCGGCCTGA
- a CDS encoding inositol monophosphatase family protein → MSSIPELTVAEQAARAAGTVLARCFERGVAHRSKDVGNLVTDADLEAEHAIVAVLREAYPGHSILGEEEAKHGDLDAEHLWVVDPLDGTNNFAHRLDHFAVSVAYYRGGRAECGVVLSPIRGDLFTAVRGVGAFRNGEPARVAPHETLDQAMVGVGFYYDRGEMMEATLRSVSGLFRRNIHGIRRFGTAALDLCMVGCGQFGAFFEYQLSPWDFAAGRLFVEEAGGRVTDCLGRDLPLAVTSVLASNGTLHEEVLAVVREHLPDDRKG, encoded by the coding sequence ATGAGCAGCATCCCCGAACTGACCGTCGCCGAGCAGGCCGCCCGGGCCGCCGGGACCGTGCTGGCCCGATGCTTCGAACGGGGCGTCGCCCATCGCTCCAAGGACGTCGGCAACCTCGTCACCGACGCCGACCTGGAGGCCGAGCATGCCATCGTCGCCGTGCTCCGGGAGGCGTATCCCGGGCACTCCATCCTCGGCGAGGAGGAGGCGAAGCACGGCGACCTCGACGCCGAGCACCTCTGGGTCGTCGACCCGCTCGACGGCACGAACAACTTCGCCCATCGCCTGGATCACTTCGCCGTCTCGGTCGCCTACTACCGGGGGGGGCGGGCCGAGTGCGGCGTCGTCCTCAGCCCGATCCGGGGGGACCTGTTCACCGCGGTCCGGGGCGTCGGGGCCTTCCGCAACGGCGAGCCGGCCCGGGTCGCACCCCACGAGACGCTCGACCAGGCGATGGTCGGCGTCGGCTTCTACTACGACCGGGGCGAGATGATGGAGGCCACCCTCCGGTCCGTCTCCGGGTTGTTCCGCCGCAACATCCACGGCATCCGACGCTTCGGCACGGCCGCCCTGGACCTGTGCATGGTCGGCTGCGGCCAGTTCGGCGCCTTCTTCGAATACCAGCTCTCGCCCTGGGACTTCGCCGCCGGGCGGTTGTTCGTCGAGGAGGCCGGCGGCCGGGTCACCGACTGCCTCGGCCGAGACCTCCCGCTGGCCGTCACCAGCGTGCTCGCCTCGAACGGGACGCTGCACGAGGAGGTCCTGGCCGTCGTCCGGGAGCACCTCCCCGACGATCGCAAGGGGTGA